The DNA sequence TTATCCGGGTCGTATAGCTTGCCGTGCTCCTTGATAAAATCCTCTATGAACGGGTTCGGGCAGGCCGTGTAATAGGGCGGGTCGGAAAGGCTGATGATGTCCTCATCTTTGGCAATGGGAAATCCCTCGATATGCCTCACCCGGTCCAGGTGTTCTTTGGTAAGTTTGAACCGTTTGGTTTCCTGCACCTTTTTTCGCTCATCGGCTTCTTCTAGAGGGATATCCAGGGAAATCTGGTTTTCTTTTGCCACAATTTTTCACTCCTCTGCTCCAGTACGATTCGTACCTTCCCGGGGTCCCTGCCGCGGGTCAGGAACTGCCATCTGTCCTCCGCCATATACCAAACTTCCCTATCACCAAATTGAGATCCTGGTCCACGACGCTCCCTGGGGTGAAGCAAACACCCACAAACTCTACGTGCTGGCCAGCGTAGCGATGGAGGCAGTTATATGACCGCCATTCGCGGCCGACGAGCGATTCCACTTCCCCTTTGGCCGGCAGGTTTACAGCCAGAGTGTGGGCCAACAAAGGTTCTGAGGCGGACACACAAATACGTACCTGCTTGGCACTACCATCGAACTTCGCTTTTCCGCCAAACAACACATCATCTTTAACATCGTCGATTCTGATTAAGCCTACGTCGCCCCAGCCATAACCCCGCTCACCACCAAACTGAACCCTCGTGAGCGCTTCCCGCCAGGCCAATTTACTGCCTTTGCTCTCGAATATATAACCGACCAGAAAAACCGGTTCTCCAGTATCCAGGGTATAAGGGGATATGAACTCGACTTCGCGGAGCATCCCTATGGCCGCAGACTCATGAAAGGCAGACAGGGCCGTTCCCTGGTAACTACTAAGAAAACGGCGTCGGAACAGGTTTTCCTTCTCCCACGGCCAGGCAACCTGATAATCGCCCCCTGCTTGTGTAGCTGGGTAAAAATAGGTAAATGCAAGGTTCTGGTTAATCTGCTCGCCAATGTCCTTGTACCGAAGAGACTCGGTGGCCGGACCAGCCCCCGCCGCATCCCGCGTCAACCGCATGGTCAGCGCACCCCAAAACGCACGCCCGGTCACGTAAGGACGCGTTCGCTGAAGGTTACCAACTTTCCTTAAACCTATATGTAGGGAAGAACGTAGGCGAAAGATGACCCGGTAAGCACGCCACATAACATTTTACCTCCTTAACCGCGCGTTTTGGCCCCGTATCGGGCATAAATCAGCATCTGTTCCAGTGTCTCTTTGGCCAACAACAATCGTTCGAGGTTGGCCGTGACCTTTTCGGTGACGTGCTTCAAGACCGCCTCGGCACTTATATCCACCCTGCCGTTTTCATCTTCCGGTTTGTTCCAGCCAAAACCCAATCTATCCAGCAAATTGAGCATCTCCTCGATAACCACGTCGCCGTTTTCTTTTTCCTTGGCTTTCAGGTAGAGGAAACAGGCGTAGACACCGTTTTCCTGGAGAACACCCAGCGCTTTGGTCACAGTGTTATCGGCACTGCTGGCAGCTTTTTTTATTTCTTTTGAGTCGGTCCTATCCTTGCCATCCTTATCTTCATCAACTAGACGGCGAATGATATTCTGGGCATGCTGGGCAGCCAGCCGATCCAGGTTAGCTTGTGCCATGCTGTTGCTCATTTTTCTGACCCTCCTTATCAGGCCACATGTGGCTGGTAGTTTGTCCAACTACTGCCAGACGGCCGAAACCGCGAGTTCCCATACCGCCAACACCAAGCCATTCAATCATGCGCAGGCCGGCATCCAGCACGTCCAAAGGTCCTTCCCATTTTTTCTTTCCTGGTAACGGATTCCCATTGGCGGTTTTCTCTATAGGAAACGGTCTTTTTTCCTCCCTTTCGCGGTAATCATCCAGCACAACCTCACAGGTGAGAAAGGTGGCACGTGGCAAGGCCTCATAGGTATAAAGGGCTTTGTCCTCTGCTGCTCCCCGTTCCGGATCTATGGCGACGGATGTGCGTACCTCCAGGTTGCTGTTGACCACCTGACTGAAAAGAGCGGGCTGCACCAGAACAATTCTGTTTTGCACTTGCTTCCAGCGTTCGTCCTTACTCCACTCTTGCGGAGCAGTAACCAGCACTTTTCCAGCTATTTCAACCATCAGCCATCCCAAATTGAGAGCGTCATTTCTCTCCCAGGCCAACAAGGCAGCGCCGACATTCCAGCTTGGAGGCACGTTGGTTACCTTAAAACCCGCTTCCTGCATTATATCCACCGTACTCACCCAGACCGGCCCAGACATGGAATACACCGGAAACAGCAGCACACGGGCGTCAAAAACATTGATCACGCCTGAATAGCCCACGGTGCTGTCTTCCTGGTCAGTTTTTCGGCTAAGATAGCCAAAGGTATAGCAAATCGGACAATCGTCTCGGCCACAGTGTCCGCTTCGCCCCTCCTGGTTAGTTCCTTGTCCCGCACAGGTAAGGCTTTCATATATTCTGGCAGCATAGGCGCGCGCTGCGCCGTGCAGGCTGGTGCCCGGAATCTTGGGTATTCGGGTGCCTGGTTCACGAACAATGCTCAAGTCTACCCGCCCCAGGCGATAGCCACCGGTACCAACATGTACGGGGTCGGTGGTCATAAAAAGATAGCGTCGCCTGTCGTAAGTTGCCATCTCTCTTTACCTCCCTAATTCCTTTAAAATTTCCATATGCAATTCGGCCAGGTCGGCCAGTTCGCCTTTAACGCCGGCCTCAATGAGTTTTTCCTGCTGGGCCGGCTCGATATCAGTCCAGCTGCAAGTTTTGGGCCACGCCGCTCCAGCGAGGGTATCGGCTACAAACTGCCGGAATACCGGGTCGTGCCTAGATTCTTGTTCGCCATCCTCTCCATACCACTTTTGCCGGGTATCCTCAATGGTTCGGATAACCTGGTAACGTTGAGCTACAGCTAACGGTTTCAGCAGGTTCCAGAGAGTATCCAACCGGTCCAGATCCTCCAAGTAGAAGGGGCGGGTGCGGCGCGGGCGCCAGCCATTCAGCTCATAATAAATCTCGAAACGGCGGCCGTTGGTGTCCAGGAACTCAAAATCAAACCGGCTGGGTTTGACCCAGACTTTCCAGCCTTTGTCTGGTGGTATTTGGGGTGTTCTTACCCGCAAGTCATTTACATGTTTTGCCTTTTTACTTTCGCATCTGTCGCCTTCATACATTCTTGGATACCATTCATCCCTTTTTTGGCCGTCGCCGGCCACTATCGGTATACGCCAGGTAATGCCATTATCAAAGACGAGTTCGCATTCACCATTGCTGAGGTTTTTATCCACCAGCCGCCACCCCTCCCATTTGTTCCCGCCATCCATGTTCAACATGGCCTGCCCGGCTTCCAGTATGGCACGGAGCGGCGTGTGGCGGTGGCAGAAAACAAGACCAAGGTAGATGGGCAGCCTGTCGCGTACCCGGCCCATCTCTTCTTCGTACTTGCGTTTTACGTTCCGGGCCAGCTCCAGGGCTTTGACAGCCGGTACCAACGTCATACACACGCTGGGTTCAGCCAGGAGGGGGATGGCCGGAGTGTAACCGTTAAGTTTATCCACGCGCTCAACCTGAACTTTTGCCAAGGCCTGAGCTGGTCTTAAGAATTCGGAAGGCTCGAGAACATCGAAGGTGCGACCATGAAGTTTGTCAATGAGAGCATCTTCGGATATATGCCAGCGACTAGCAAAGTAGGTCAGATTATCAACGGTGACGAAACATCCTTTGAGCTTATCCCAGACAACGCTCAGAGTAAGACCGTCCACCTTCAGTTCGTAAACGTGAAAGTTGCCCAATTCCGGCACGTTATTAGATGCGGGGTGAAGAGCCAGGCGGAACGGTCGTTGCCCAACAATTTTTCGCGTCAAGTCATCGATAACCCGCTGCCAGAAAGAGCGGCATGTTTCGACGATGCGGCACAGCCTGGCTGGCGAGGGATTTTGGGTAACGTTAGAAGTTACTTGAATGGTGGAAACAAGCGAACCATCTAGCCAACCTTCCAACCCCAGTTTACCGACGAATAAGGCCACCAGACCGTTGTCATCAGCCACCTCATCGATCCAGATGGTACCCTGCAAATCGTTCTTTGCCCAATCTTCAGCCCGGCGCCCGCGTCGGTCAAGACAGACGCGGCAAACGTGACGCCGTTGAGCCTTGTCCTGTGTAGCCCAAGGGCTTAACTCCTGTTCCAACTCGGGACTCGACCCCCAGCGTGGGTAGCCTACCGGGTAGACTCCACACGCACTACAGCTTTCAGCGTTTTCCGGCCGCCCGTTACCCCATTCCCATTCGAAAAGATAGAGGTTGTTCTCAGCCCGCATAGCATGTTCCTGCATTGACTGGCCTCGTGGTTCGGCCACCAGCTTTTTCACTGCTGACGGGTCACTATCCAGCCGGCCTGCCGTGACCGGTTCACCCAGGTGAACCTGCGGTCGTAAATCAGGCGGAAACTGGGCCTGGATTTCCTGGCGCAACGCAGTCATCTCTTCGTTGCTGTATCCCAGGTCGGGGAAAAGATAATATTCTCCCGTCTCATCACGGTAAAAGCGGTTGGCCAGGGCGTACGTTTCCTCCAAAAGTGTTTGGACTTTCTGGTAAGCATCATCAAGTACCTGGCGCACGCCCAGCAGATCGCCGATCTTGTCGCAGCGGGAATAACGCTCCAGTCTGTTGAGATTGATGCGCAATGTTCGGTAGGGAAGGTTTTCAAGATCTGCCGGCCAGCCGTGCCTAAAAATCCAGACCGCAGCAGCTTTTGCCAGAGTGGCGGTCGTATAGCCCCAATCCCACAGCGAAACTTCGTTGTAAGGGCGCCGGTTATCGGCCAGGCCATGGCTCATGTTTTCTTTCATTGCTCGCAGCCATTCACGGCGCTGGTGCGAAGTGATTTGTTCGATGTCGCTCAGGGGTAAATTGTTAAGCGCAATTGATAACTCCTTCTTGTTCACCGTGTCAATTCGGTCTTCTAGGCCAAAGGGGGTAGCCCGAAAGACGGCAGAATAATACTGCTTATTCTTGTCGGGTCCGCCCTTTTTCTCAATATGAGCAACACCGTGGAGATAGCCGATCAGCAAACCCGGCATCATTTTTTTACCAAGAACTTTACGCCATTCTGAGGGAGGAATACTTTTTGCGAGCCCTTGTCTCGCAACCAGAGGCATCAACTCAGCAAAACTATATGTTGTACCGGTCCAATCGTCTAATTGAATCTTTAAAAGAAGAGATGTCAGGTCCGACCATTCTTGAAAAGCGGCCGGCTTACTTCCAGCATCTTTCAACCACTCCTCAACCTGGTTGCTAGCCTTATTGTTTGGTATTGCCTTATAGTTTTTGTAAATATCAATCTGACGCGGGTCGACCAGGAGATTATGTATATATCTCACTGTTGAGTTTGGCTCCTGACTCTGCAAAAACCTGTCGCTCAGCTTGCCCAAATCGTGGATTAACCCCAGCGCCTCCAGAAGTAAGATGGTACGCTTCTGGTTGCTGTCTGGTCGCCAAAAAGAACCACTCATGTTACCCCTCCTTCCTGCAGTTGAGCTGCCACCCGCTGCGCCACCTGGCGCAGTTCGCCTAGGGTAGTGAATACCCATTTTGATACGTGCGATGTCTCGGTCGATTGTGGTACTGCTTCAGGCTTAGGCTCTAGATGATTGGCTTCTATCGGGAGCAGTGAAACATCAACCGGTGGAACCTCTGCGTCAGTCAGTGTTGCCCGAAGAGCAAATACTCCCCGGCCGGCCAACTGGTCTCCGACTGTGCCGAAGCCACTGCTGGTTTTGGCCCCAAGACCGTAGGTAGTGAGCATGGCATGTACACCTTCAGCCAGTATCTCCAGGTCACCGGCAACTTCGGCCCGACGCTCCCGCTCGTTTTGATCCGGACGCCCAAAAGGCACATAAAGGATCTGGAGGATACCGGTGGTTTCCCGCGGCACACACTCCATCAAAATCGGCCCCCGTTCCCCCACACCGGTTTCACGGCTGTGCGGATTGATAACTTCAAGGCTAATTTTGTCAAAAAAGGTAGGGTAAAAGTGTAAGCGGCCGGCCTGTCCTTCGTCGCTTTCGCGCGGATTTCCCAGCAGACGGATGATAATCTCGTTATCTTCCTCATAACCCAACTGCCAAAGAGCTGCTCGCAGCGCGCCTTTCCAACTTGTGGAGGCTACCATGGGCACTTTGAAAATTTTTTCTTTGCGCAGCGGGCTATCGAGTAGGTAAAAGTCAACGTCATCTCTGCTTATGTAAGGCTTTTCCAATTGGAAAGGAATCCGTAAAGCAAAGCTGTACAGCGGTAAATAGATGAATTTCTCCTCGTCCTCAACATCCGGAACGAATCTGAAAGTATCCGGAATGACGTTTGTGGTGTAGGGCAACACTTCCTGCCAGGCATCACGTATTGCATTAACAACTCTGGAAACGCGTCTTTCTAGAGGCTTATTATTCGCTTGCCTGGCTTCCTCTTTGCTAGCCGCAAACCACAAGTAGGCTAGATGGGGGTGTCCAACTATCTGCATAATCTTTACAGCCAATCGCTTGTATTCATTGCTATCCCTTTTTTTGGCCTCATTGAGCGCAGTAATAGCGTGCTCTAGAGCGCTCATATTCCTGTTCAACTTTTTCCACTGTAAGACGTAATAATCACGCTTCATCGTCTTCCTCCCTCAGCCCCAATATGCTCCGCAAAAATGTCTGGGCACTACTAATATTGGAAGTAACAGTATCCCTCGGAGAATCCATTTCTCGCCAAACCTCCAGAGTATAATTCTTGCTCAGGTGCTGGTAAATGGCGTCTATAATCTTTTCTCGGTTCCAGCTATTCTTATAGATACCGGCCTCTTCCGGAATCCAGCCCCACACGCGTATCAGACCATTATTATAAGGCCGTGATATCTTGACTTTGGCGGCTATTCGCTGATCTTTGGTCGTACCCATAACGAAATGGCGCAAAGACTTATTTTGCTGCCCCGAGAAAAGCTGACGGATGTCGTATTTGAGATTAAAGGTGTCCTGCACCGTAGCGTTTTCCAGCCGGATGCGAGCTAGGAAAATGTTCTGCAATGAGGGGAGCATGGTGTAGGTACGAGTTCCGGTTCTCTCAACAAGGTATTCGTAGAGGGGTTTGGTATCTATACGGCCGCTCGGCAGCTGAAAAACACCAAATCCTAATTGGTTTCTGGCACCTATGGCCGCCCAATCGGCCATAAACTGGAGTAAACCGCCAATGATTGCAGGTTGGAAATCTGGCATCGTGTTATAAATCTGAACCACCAGGTTTCCAGTTCGTGGCTTGTCCTGTAAATTCTTAGGGAAATACCAGCTTGGTTGGCGTTTCTTTTCTCTCGAATCGGTATACGAGCGGCTAGCCTCAACCATTGGCTCGACTGAAGGGTCGGGCTTAGTATAATCGTCAACCACAAGGCGGAAGAGACGCCGCCAACCAGTGGCACCAAAAATCTCGCATACACGGCAAATCCCCTTGTTGGGCTTTTCGGCATCATAAATACATTTTTCTTCAGCTGCCGTCGGGTTGCATGCCTCTCCGCCCATCCCACGGACCATAACTTCAAACCACCAGCGCAGACTGCCAATGATACCTGTTTCATGTACCCGGTCAACTGCACCGCTTTTTGTACCGCCGGTCCAAAGAGGAGTCAGGGTTTTTACTTCCACGTCCATGCACATGCCCTCCGCTTGACAATTTTAATGGTCAGCTCTTTTCTCTATTCCAGTACGATTCTTACTTTCTGTGGATCCTTGCCCCGCGTGAGAGACCGGATATAATCCTCAAAGCGCTGCCTGAACTCAGATACTGTGCAAGGCGTTCCGCCTTGAGCCAAAGCTTTCTTTAAGTCGTCTGCGGTAACCGAAACCTTTTCCATGCCGGAGAGCACTTCCTGAACGGCCTTGACAAACGCTGTATCAACCACGTAAGGAAGTTGCTGCTCCCTGACCACCGCCTCCAGTACCTTTTGCTGCTCCGGCTTCAAAAGATAGATGTTTTCCTTCACCGTAGGGTCTTCCAGGTTGGCTATCAGTGTCCTTTCCCAATCCTCATACAGCCTTTCCAGGTCTTCCTCCAGCTGCCTGAGCGCCGCGTCAGCCGAAAGCTTAATCTGCTCCTGTACCGGCCGGTAGCTGCAGTGAGGACAGAGGAGCGTTTTTTCCAAATCCTCTCTGGTGAGGCTGAAGCACGTCTTCAGCTCCGCCAGGCGGTTTTGGAAGTCAGTAAGCTGGGCCCGGGGCATCAAATCGATACCGGCCAGCCTGCTGAGTTTCCCCAACCGCTCATCTTTGAGAAGCCCGGATTTCTTCTGGTCCAAAGATGCATTTAACCTGGCTTTGGTATGGGCCTCAAGGTAGGCCTCAATGTAAGAATTCTTGAGCTCTAAGAGCGCCGGCACGATCTCCCAGCGAAGGTCAGGGACGGATACTTCGTCCAGACCGGATAGTTTTCCTTTAAGCTCTTCACGCCGCTCCCGGGCTTTTGCCGTCCAGCCGGCATCCGCAGGGAGCACGGCCTCGGCAGTACCGAGGTAGGAGAGCAGAGGCTGAATCTCATTGGCCAGGCCGGCCAGTTCTTCAACCTTCTTCAGGGTGGTAAGGTACGCCTTCTGCTTATTTATATCCCGCTCGGAGTAGCGGAAGTTTTTCAACTTCCCGGGAGTGTTAAAAACGCGGAGTGACTCCAGAAACCCTTTGAAACTGGCCAGTTCATCCCTTAAACCGGTTTTCTTTTTCTCATCGAAGAGAGAAATACCCCATAAGGATATCTCTTGCTGAATCGCCTGCTGGGCCTCCACTGTGCGTTCCAGGAGCTTATCCACTGCTTCCTGAAGCTGCCTTACCCCTTCTTCACGGGTAGATTGATTGACAATGAGACCGGGCGGCAGCCCCAAAAATTCAAACAGAACCTGCAGGGGACCGAGAGGCAGATCCTTGGGACGCTCCATGTGTTTGAACTTTATGAGCTCCTCCAGGGGAACTTTGCTCAGTTCCTCCAGGTTGGAAGCGTCTATCTTCTTCCCCGGAATGCTTAAAGTGACATCGCCGCTGTAGATCAAGCTCGCCAGGATGACGACCACCCACTCCGGCTCCAGTCTGAAACGGGGCTCGAACTCTACACCGCGAAAATCGGCAATTATTTCGCCCCGGTTGAGGACCTGACCCGGGCCCTTTTTGTCCAGCTGTCCCAGGATGTGTTTGGCATAACGGGAATTTTGCGGCCTTAACTTATCTCCGTCCAGAAGCTCCAGGGCATCGAGGACGGCTGCCCCCGGCCTGGTCTTGATGCTGCCGAGGATCCACTTTATCGCCTCCTGGGCAGCCTGAGGCCGGTTCTTTGAGGTAATCAGGATGGAGAAGGCCGGATATTCGGGCGCCAGCTCCTGGAAGTAGGGGGCAAGGCATGATGAACCCACCAAGTTTACCAGATCCCGAACCGACACATGAGGAGCGGCACTGTGCTTAATCCACTCGACGAATTTCTTGCTTGCTCCCCGGTAGGTAACTTCATAAGCTGTGGTGATGTTGTTCCGCAGCCATTCGACTATCTTTTTTAGCTGGTCGCTGGCCTTATTTTCATAAACCTGCCGCGTTCCTTTCGAAGCCGTGCTGGCCATCTCGCAGGCGCCGGCGAAGAATTTCAGGGCACGGTCAAAATCCTCGTCACGCTGCACCAGCCGGAAAAACACCTCATCGGGCTTTTTTTCGTCTTCAAAGGCCGGCGGGTCAAAAGGCTGCAGAAAGTAGAGATAAAAGTCCCTGGGCGGGTGGGCGGTAGAACGTTCGTTGGGAGCGCCGAAGAATAAATACCCTAACCGGGTAGCCTTTTTCTCGCGCCACTCAATTTCGTGCTCCCAAATCTGGAAATTGGGAACATACGTGGCTTCGGGGCACTCCATGGCCCGGGCGAGCGCCTTAAAATAGTAGCGGTCCAACTGGTTCGGGGTCAAGACTTCCGCTTTCTGCTCAATTAGAGAATCAAAGTCGATGTCTTTTTTCAGGTCAAGGTAGTACTGGCCGTTGTCCTGGTTGAAAGAAATAAACTGGCCGCTCACTGTCCTTAAGATCTCGCGCAAGATTGATTCGACGGTGGTTTTAAGAAACTCGGCATCCTCTTCCGGCAAGGGCAGGTAAAGGCAAAGGTCGTCGCGGAGTTCTTCAGCCGTGACCCCTATTGGAGCGTAAATATCTCCTGTTGTCAGCCGGTGGATGCTCAAAGCGTGAATGATGCGGAGGGCCACAGGCTTATACTGCGGCCTTGTAAAGGCCTGCTGGACACGGTATTCCAGCACCTGGCTCTTTTCAATCACTTCGCGAATGTCCGGGTCACTGCGGAAAGAAGGATTGTCCTTTAAGTTTTGCCAGTAAGAGTCATAAGCGATGAGGCCGGGTTCCTGTTCCGGTACTTCTCTGTCGAGGAGCTTTTTCATGGCGGCGCTGATGGTTTTCAGCACCTCGCGCTTTTCGGCTACATAGACCCGCTCAAAAGTTTCAAGGTATGCCGGATGCACGGGGAAAAGGGCGACGAATTCGTCCATGCGCTCGGCCAGGGTGCCGTATAGTTTGGTGAAACGCTGCAGGTGCTCCCTTATGAGAGCCTTCTGCCTGTCATCCTTGCGCAGCAGGCGCTGGGCAACTACATAGGCTATGTCTTCACGGACAATTCGTATCTGCTCAAAGCGGTCTTTGACCCGGCGCAGGGTTTCAGCCACAAACTGAAAGCGCGGACTGTCGAAAATGGCTTCCTGCACACCCGCCATGAAACGAAACCGGGTGAGCCGGCAAACCTCCCCGATTTCCCGCAAGAAGTTCAGGTCCAGGATAAGCTCCTGATCTTTGCGCGTACGCAGGTAGTCCAGGAGTTCATCGACGACCAGCAAGAGCCCGTGGTCCGGGTAAACTTCCTGGAAAGCGGTCATCATCTCAATAAAAGGGTCCTTGTTGTTGGTAACTTTATCGGCTTCAGGAAAACGGTATTTCACCCCGAGATTAGCCAGTTGTTCTTCCAGTTCGGCACAAATGATGTTCCTGAGGGACATCGTGGTGGAACCTATCTCGGTCCTGATAACCTTGAACTTGCCGGCGATAACCTCCGCTTTTTTGGCCACGGCAGGATGCCGTATCTCCGTGACCAGGTCTGGATATTCGGCTATAGCAGATAGTACCGACATTAGGTGCGATTTGCCGGTACCGTAGTTGCCGACGATCAAAAGCCCCTTGTTATCCTGGGGGTGGTCGTACTGGAGCTGCGGAAAGACAACTTCCGTAATCTGCTCGGCCATCCGTTCCGAGATCACATAGCTTTTAACCAGCTCACCGGCCCTGCTTTTGGCGTCAGCTTCCCGCAACTGCACTATAGTTTCGACCGGGTCAAAATGGATCAGGTCAGCGTACTTCACAGTATTTCCCCACCTTTTGCTGAAATCTCTTTACCCTGGAGGACAAATAAGGGCATCGACTTCATAATATTTTCTGTACTCCGGGTGATCCGGCTCGGCATAAATCAGCGCACCACCCTCGAACTTGCCGTTCCATGCGGCAACGATAGTTCGATTGCGGCTGGCTTGTTGAAGTAAACGTAAAGGATCCTGTTGAAGAACAGGATCAAAAAGCATTTCTGTATTATCCAGAAAGACCGTATCCTTTCCCGTTTCGCCTATGATCGTCTCCACTATTCTCGGCAGGCGTAACGCTCGTATTTTAGCGGGGTATTCCAGGAGTTTCTGGCTTAGCATGAGGTTCAGATTAATATAGGGATAACCCTCATCTTTGGCTATTTGAACAAGAATTTTGGTTTTTCCGGTTGCAGCTGACCCGACCAGTAAAACCAGTCGATAATACCTCAACCGGGCTGCTGCTATTTGTTTTTTGAGCTCATCTATTTTCATGGCAATCCCAGCACCTGCCTATATATCCCCTGGATAACCACTAAAAGCATCAGGTTTCAGTAGCTTCCAAACCCATCTTTCTTGCTGGCGGGAATAATTATCGCCTTCTCCAGGACGAGCTTCCCATCGACCTCAATGTGCTCCATCATGGTGTGGAGAAAATATTTTCTTGGACACCAAAAACCAGCTACCGGGAAACATGGAAAAATGATATAAATATGAATTATTCGTCAAGAAAACATGAAAATCCTGTCAATTGCCAGGAAAATCTTGCAAAAAGACAGCATGGCGGGAGCGCCAGCCCCAGAATCGACTCCCGGAGGAATGGGTAGCTGTGCCCGGGCCGCCGCTGCTAAGTAGTGAAGTAGTACGGTTATTTAAACCTGTGAGTTTCTAGTGGTGGAAATTATGGTACAATAGTAACCGGGAGAGTGGTGTTTGTGAAGCTTGAGCGCATAACTGTAGACCCCCCGTTACCAACGCTACCCAGCCGAGCGTTATAACCCTCCGCTCCAGGGCAATAAGCCCTTCCATCCCCTCAATTGGCCTGCCAACAATAGGTACCGGTCGAGTTCCCGGGTGGTCACGGGAAAATCCAGGACATCCTTCAACGCTGAAAAGCCCGCTGCAAAATGCTCATACGAAAGCCCTTCCCTGCCCTTCCCATTCAAATGGTATGTGAGCATCTTAACCGCATACGAGTCGTAAATCGGCAATTGTTCCGCGGCGCGCTGAAACTGGTCATTCCCGGCCTGGTTCTGTTTCTCCTTCTCGGTCCTGGCGGCGAAATCCGGCAGCGTGGTTGTGGAACGAGTGGAGGTGCAGCAAACATTCTTTTGCGAAGATGATACAGAGCTTATCTGCACCTGATGGCGGAGCTTAATCCCGTCCGTGCCGGGCTGGTAGAAGAGGTCTGGCAGTATCCCTTGAGCAGTGCCGCGGTGCACCTTGCGGACGGACCCTGCGGCCGCGCAAGAGCGGACCCAAAAGACCCCGGCGGACGAGGAACTGAGCAGATTGAGTATGGTGTCCCCCCTGATTTCTAATTATTCTTCGGTTTACAAAATGCAATATTTTTGATAGAATGTAAACCGGGGTGAAAAGGTGATGGTCGGAGAACGGCTCAGGCTGGCCCGGCGGGCCGCCGGACTGAGTTT is a window from the Bacillota bacterium genome containing:
- the cmr1 gene encoding type III-B CRISPR module RAMP protein Cmr1, with product MEVKTLTPLWTGGTKSGAVDRVHETGIIGSLRWWFEVMVRGMGGEACNPTAAEEKCIYDAEKPNKGICRVCEIFGATGWRRLFRLVVDDYTKPDPSVEPMVEASRSYTDSREKKRQPSWYFPKNLQDKPRTGNLVVQIYNTMPDFQPAIIGGLLQFMADWAAIGARNQLGFGVFQLPSGRIDTKPLYEYLVERTGTRTYTMLPSLQNIFLARIRLENATVQDTFNLKYDIRQLFSGQQNKSLRHFVMGTTKDQRIAAKVKISRPYNNGLIRVWGWIPEEAGIYKNSWNREKIIDAIYQHLSKNYTLEVWREMDSPRDTVTSNISSAQTFLRSILGLREEDDEA
- a CDS encoding ATP-binding protein, whose amino-acid sequence is MKYADLIHFDPVETIVQLREADAKSRAGELVKSYVISERMAEQITEVVFPQLQYDHPQDNKGLLIVGNYGTGKSHLMSVLSAIAEYPDLVTEIRHPAVAKKAEVIAGKFKVIRTEIGSTTMSLRNIICAELEEQLANLGVKYRFPEADKVTNNKDPFIEMMTAFQEVYPDHGLLLVVDELLDYLRTRKDQELILDLNFLREIGEVCRLTRFRFMAGVQEAIFDSPRFQFVAETLRRVKDRFEQIRIVREDIAYVVAQRLLRKDDRQKALIREHLQRFTKLYGTLAERMDEFVALFPVHPAYLETFERVYVAEKREVLKTISAAMKKLLDREVPEQEPGLIAYDSYWQNLKDNPSFRSDPDIREVIEKSQVLEYRVQQAFTRPQYKPVALRIIHALSIHRLTTGDIYAPIGVTAEELRDDLCLYLPLPEEDAEFLKTTVESILREILRTVSGQFISFNQDNGQYYLDLKKDIDFDSLIEQKAEVLTPNQLDRYYFKALARAMECPEATYVPNFQIWEHEIEWREKKATRLGYLFFGAPNERSTAHPPRDFYLYFLQPFDPPAFEDEKKPDEVFFRLVQRDEDFDRALKFFAGACEMASTASKGTRQVYENKASDQLKKIVEWLRNNITTAYEVTYRGASKKFVEWIKHSAAPHVSVRDLVNLVGSSCLAPYFQELAPEYPAFSILITSKNRPQAAQEAIKWILGSIKTRPGAAVLDALELLDGDKLRPQNSRYAKHILGQLDKKGPGQVLNRGEIIADFRGVEFEPRFRLEPEWVVVILASLIYSGDVTLSIPGKKIDASNLEELSKVPLEELIKFKHMERPKDLPLGPLQVLFEFLGLPPGLIVNQSTREEGVRQLQEAVDKLLERTVEAQQAIQQEISLWGISLFDEKKKTGLRDELASFKGFLESLRVFNTPGKLKNFRYSERDINKQKAYLTTLKKVEELAGLANEIQPLLSYLGTAEAVLPADAGWTAKARERREELKGKLSGLDEVSVPDLRWEIVPALLELKNSYIEAYLEAHTKARLNASLDQKKSGLLKDERLGKLSRLAGIDLMPRAQLTDFQNRLAELKTCFSLTREDLEKTLLCPHCSYRPVQEQIKLSADAALRQLEEDLERLYEDWERTLIANLEDPTVKENIYLLKPEQQKVLEAVVREQQLPYVVDTAFVKAVQEVLSGMEKVSVTADDLKKALAQGGTPCTVSEFRQRFEDYIRSLTRGKDPQKVRIVLE
- the cmr4 gene encoding type III-B CRISPR module RAMP protein Cmr4, yielding MATYDRRRYLFMTTDPVHVGTGGYRLGRVDLSIVREPGTRIPKIPGTSLHGAARAYAARIYESLTCAGQGTNQEGRSGHCGRDDCPICYTFGYLSRKTDQEDSTVGYSGVINVFDARVLLFPVYSMSGPVWVSTVDIMQEAGFKVTNVPPSWNVGAALLAWERNDALNLGWLMVEIAGKVLVTAPQEWSKDERWKQVQNRIVLVQPALFSQVVNSNLEVRTSVAIDPERGAAEDKALYTYEALPRATFLTCEVVLDDYREREEKRPFPIEKTANGNPLPGKKKWEGPLDVLDAGLRMIEWLGVGGMGTRGFGRLAVVGQTTSHMWPDKEGQKNEQQHGTS
- the brxF gene encoding BREX-3 system P-loop-containing protein BrxF produces the protein MKIDELKKQIAAARLRYYRLVLLVGSAATGKTKILVQIAKDEGYPYINLNLMLSQKLLEYPAKIRALRLPRIVETIIGETGKDTVFLDNTEMLFDPVLQQDPLRLLQQASRNRTIVAAWNGKFEGGALIYAEPDHPEYRKYYEVDALICPPG